A stretch of Plectropomus leopardus isolate mb chromosome 24, YSFRI_Pleo_2.0, whole genome shotgun sequence DNA encodes these proteins:
- the LOC121962863 gene encoding guanine nucleotide exchange factor DBS-like isoform X3 — protein MALNRMSQLCHDITRLWLQLKMMTDDILQRDGPLCAAEIGSELQKQFAILPGGRGMNGSPIIVFPEFPEFSELEEEEVQNVLSYLSSIPSVAASGVGFILVIDRRLDRWAAVRATLLRIAGSFPGNLHLVLVLRPTTLLQRTLSDFLFKYNKDEFKMKVVMLSSVTELHAYIDPGQLTTELGGTQEYCHDSWISHRTAIEAFALMVKTTAQTLQAFGTELAETELPNDAEATTNLLHTHTIKKEKMKEDLQVALSQGGRLLECINEPLQTDPEYSMTYDEVENLATVQRLLGQLDETETAFDDFWERHRTKLEQCLQLRHFEQHFREVRAQLDVTSERLSGFSEVSVSPAHAEHVLRELGGHEEKACDALDRALSLAGDGDRLIENSHYAEDSIRPKCSELRAVCEEINSTLRSKKSLLLRAMELHHALEKASRWCEEGIFLLASQPVDRCQSQDGAEAALQELERYLDTAPLHTLTDRSAICCQFEAVLTTQLRDQVEKVFQKQSSVQEMFEKRRVSLKKLAAKQTRPVQPVAPRPEVKSPLSSPNQQRKERRYSADNAICKKVESPVHNGGTRHASLSEEEENLAVLRRHVMNELLETERAYVEELLCVLEGYAAEMDNPAMAHLIPSTLLSKKVVLFGNMSEIYQFHKRTFLKELEAYTDCPELVGRCFLERMKDLQIYEAYCQNKPRSESLWRQCSDCAFFQECQKKLEHKLGLDSYLLKPVQRITKYQLLLKELLKYSKGCDGCDDLQEALSSILGILKAVNDSMHLIAITGYEGNLSELGRLLMQGSFSVWTEHKKGHAKVKDLARFKPMQRHLFLHEKALLFCKKREENGEGYEKAPSYSFKHSLSMSAVGITENAKGDNKKFEIWCNSRDEVFIVQASTPEVKTAWVNEIRKVLTQQLKACRDASQQKSSDSVSPSPTSNNMSISLSPFRSSSQKNQKKQEEKKAEMSTMSDSSSSPKHKGWNKVSLSVDASEENDDYSSGEDPMNSDPEDEVGRKLAPGRYTVVADCEKAGPQELSVKSGDMVQLIREGEDGQWFVKNLRSSKEGWVAAANLLSLISESKSSQSLSSSDGSVSGNLSTSSSCSETYTSFSDIKP, from the exons ATGACATCCTGCAAAGGGATGGTCCTCTTTGTGCAGCAGAAATTGGCTCTGAACTCCAGAAGCAGTTTGCCATCCTGCCAG GGGGCCGCGGGATGAACGGCAGCCCCATCATCGTCTTCCCAGAGTTCCCAGAATTCAGCgagctggaggaagaggaggtccAAAATGTCCTCAGTTACCTCAGCAGCATCCCCAG CGTTGCAGCATCAGGAGTGGGTTTCATCCTGGTCATCGACAGACGACTGGACCGATGGGCCGCCGTCAGGGCTACCCTGCTCCGCATCGCA gGTTCATTTCCAGGGAACTTACACTTGGTTCTGGTGTTGCGTCCCACTACTTTGCTCCAGCGGACTCTGTCAGACTTCCTGTTCAAGTACAACAAGGATGAGTTCAAAATGAAG GTGGTGATGCTGAGTTCGGTGACTGAGCTCCATGCCTATATCGACCCAGGACAGCTGACCACAGAGCTTGGAGGCACGCAGGAATACTGCCATGACAGCTGGATCTCACACCGCACt GCAATCGAGGCATTCGCCCTCATGGTGAAGACCACGGCTCAGACCCTGCAGGCATTTGGCACGGAGCTCGCAGAGACAGAATTACCAAACGATGCAGAAGCCACCACCAACCTGCTGCATACACACACcataaagaaggaaaaaatgaag GAGGATCTGCAGGTGGCGCTGTCTCAAGGTGGACGCCTGTTGGAGTGTATCAATGAGCCTCTTCAGACGGACCCTGAATACAGCATGACCTACGATGAAGTGGAGAACTTAGCGACTGTACAGAG ACTCCTGGGTCAGCTTGACGAAACGGAGACAGCATTCGATGATTTCTGGGAGCGTCACCGCACCAAACTAGAACAATGTTTACAGCTCCGACATTTTGAACAGCACTTCCGTGAA GTGCGCGCCCAGCTTGACGTGACATCAGAGAGGTTGTCAGGTTTCTCTGAGGTCAGCGTAAGCCCCGCCCACGCTGAGCATGTCCTCCGAGAGCTCGGCGGTCATGAGGAGAAGGCCTgc GACGCACTGGACCGTGCCCTGTCCCTGGCTGGTGATGGTGACAGGCTGATAGAAAATTCCCACTATGCTGAGGACTCCATCAGGCCAAAGTGCAGCGAGCTGAGAGCAGTGTGTGAGGAGATCAACTCCACTCTGAGGAGCAAGAAGAGTCTCCTGCTCAGGGCCATGGAGCTCCACCACGCTCTGGAGAAG GCGTCACGGTGGTGTGAGGAGGGCATCTTCCTGTTAGCCAGCCAGCCGGTGGACCGCTGTCAGTCTCAGGATGGAGCTGAAGCAGCTCTGCAGGAACTGGAGCGTTACCTGGACACAGCACCGCTGCACACCCTCACCGACCGCAGCGCCATCTGCTGCCAGTTTGAGGCGGTGCTCACTACTCAACTCAGG GACCAGGTAGAGAAGGTTTTCCAGAAGCAAAGCTCCGTACAGGAGATGTTTGAGAAGAGACGCGTCAGCCTGAAGAAACTTGCCGCTAAACAGACCAGACCGGTTCAGCCAGTAGCACCAAGACCCGAAGTGaagtctcctctctcctctccca ATCAACAGAGAAAGGAAAGAAGATACTCTGCAGATAATGCCATCTgcaaaaag gtaGAGTCTCCCGTACATAATGGTGGCACCAGACATGCTTCTCtctcagaagaagaagaaaacctGGCAGTACTTAGACG ccATGTGATGAATGAACtgctggagacagagagagcgtaTGTGGAGGAGTtactgtgtgtgttggag GGTTATGCAGCTGAGATGGACAACCCTGCCATGGCTCACCTCATCCCCAGCACCCTGCTGAGCAAGAAGGTCGTCTTGTTCGGCAACATGTCTGAAATCTACCAGTTTCATAAGAG gacatttctaaagGAGCTGGAAGCATACACTGACTGCCCAGAATTAGTGGGCCGCTGCTTCTTAGAGAGG ATGAAGGACCTGCAGATCTACGAAGCATACTGCCAGAATAAACCTCGCTCTGAGAGCTTGTGGAGACAGTGCTCCGACTGTGCCTTCTTCCAG GAGTGCCAGAAGAAGCTGGAACATAAACTTGGTTTGGACTCCTACCTCCTTAAACCCGTCCAGAGAATCACCAAGTACCAGCTACTGCTGAAG gagtTGTTGAAGTACAGTAAAGGCTGTGATGGCTGCGATGACCTACAGGAAGCTCTTTCCTCCATCCTGGGGATCCTGAAAGCTGTTAATGACTCCATGCACCTCATCGCCATCACAGGATACGAG GGTAATCTGTCAGAGCTGGGTCGCCTGCTGATGCAAGGCTCCTTCAGTGTGTGGACGGAGCATAAAAAAGGTCACGCCAAGGTCAAGGACCTGGCTCGGTTTAAGCCCATGCAGAGGCACTTGTTCCTGCACGAGAAGGCTCTGCTGTTCTGTAAGAAGAGGGAGGAGAACGGGGAGGGCTATGAGAAAGCTCCATCTTACAGCTTCAAACACTCCCTCAGT ATGAGCGCAGTGGGCATCACAGAGAATGCTAAAGGAGACAACAAGAAGTTTGAGATCTGGTGCAACTCCAGAGATGAAGTTTTTATAGTGCAG GCTTCAACACCAGAGGTTAAAACAGCATGGGTGAACGAGATACGCAAAGTCCTGACCCAGCAGCTCAAAGCCTGCAGAG ATGCCAGTCAGCAGAAGAGCTCAGACTCTGTTTCCCCGAGTCCTACCAGCAACAACATGTCCATCTCCCTCAG TCCCTTTCGTAGCAGCAGTCAGAAAAACCAGAAGAAGCAAGAGGAGAAGAAGGCGGAGATGAGCACGATGTCTGACTCCTCTTCGTCACCCAAACACAAAG GCTGGAACAAGGTTTCCCTCTCGGTGGACGCCTCAGAAGAGAATGATGACTACTCCAGCGGCGAGGACCCCATGAACTCTGACCCTGAGGATGAAGTAGGGAGGAAGCTG GCTCCGGGAAGGTATACGGTGGTAGCGGACTGCGAGAAGGCAGGACCTCAAGAGCTGTCTGTGAAGAGCGGAGACATGGTCCAGCTAATCAGAGAAGGAGAGGACGGGCAGTG GTTTGTGAAGAACCTTCGCAGCAGTAAGGAGGGCTGGGTGGCAGCAGCAAACCTCCTCAGCCTCATCTCAGAGTCCAAGTCATCCCAGTCGCTCAGCAGCTCAg ATGGCAGCGTCTCGGGGAACCTCAGCACTTCCTCCAGCTGCAGCGAGACCTACACCAGCTTCTCCGACATCAAACCCTGA
- the LOC121962863 gene encoding guanine nucleotide exchange factor DBS-like isoform X5 — protein sequence MSLLELIQEGGEVLSGLLHNVSASISLLTRHTHGRSCRPTDDILQRDGPLCAAEIGSELQKQFAILPGGRGMNGSPIIVFPEFPEFSELEEEEVQNVLSYLSSIPSVAASGVGFILVIDRRLDRWAAVRATLLRIAGSFPGNLHLVLVLRPTTLLQRTLSDFLFKYNKDEFKMKVVMLSSVTELHAYIDPGQLTTELGGTQEYCHDSWISHRTAIEAFALMVKTTAQTLQAFGTELAETELPNDAEATTNLLHTHTIKKEKMKEDLQVALSQGGRLLECINEPLQTDPEYSMTYDEVENLATVQRLLGQLDETETAFDDFWERHRTKLEQCLQLRHFEQHFREVRAQLDVTSERLSGFSEVSVSPAHAEHVLRELGGHEEKACDALDRALSLAGDGDRLIENSHYAEDSIRPKCSELRAVCEEINSTLRSKKSLLLRAMELHHALEKASRWCEEGIFLLASQPVDRCQSQDGAEAALQELERYLDTAPLHTLTDRSAICCQFEAVLTTQLRDQVEKVFQKQSSVQEMFEKRRVSLKKLAAKQTRPVQPVAPRPEVKSPLSSPNQQRKERRYSADNAICKKVESPVHNGGTRHASLSEEEENLAVLRRHVMNELLETERAYVEELLCVLEGYAAEMDNPAMAHLIPSTLLSKKVVLFGNMSEIYQFHKRTFLKELEAYTDCPELVGRCFLERMKDLQIYEAYCQNKPRSESLWRQCSDCAFFQECQKKLEHKLGLDSYLLKPVQRITKYQLLLKELLKYSKGCDGCDDLQEALSSILGILKAVNDSMHLIAITGYEGNLSELGRLLMQGSFSVWTEHKKGHAKVKDLARFKPMQRHLFLHEKALLFCKKREENGEGYEKAPSYSFKHSLSMSAVGITENAKGDNKKFEIWCNSRDEVFIVQASTPEVKTAWVNEIRKVLTQQLKACRDASQQKSSDSVSPSPTSNNMSISLSPFRSSSQKNQKKQEEKKAEMSTMSDSSSSPKHKDEPVTSPTTDRSSVAKKRFTLQGFSNLKSPKGSALSPEHSSKRHLVKSDPTPFGFKGILLSHNIGPI from the exons ATGACATCCTGCAAAGGGATGGTCCTCTTTGTGCAGCAGAAATTGGCTCTGAACTCCAGAAGCAGTTTGCCATCCTGCCAG GGGGCCGCGGGATGAACGGCAGCCCCATCATCGTCTTCCCAGAGTTCCCAGAATTCAGCgagctggaggaagaggaggtccAAAATGTCCTCAGTTACCTCAGCAGCATCCCCAG CGTTGCAGCATCAGGAGTGGGTTTCATCCTGGTCATCGACAGACGACTGGACCGATGGGCCGCCGTCAGGGCTACCCTGCTCCGCATCGCA gGTTCATTTCCAGGGAACTTACACTTGGTTCTGGTGTTGCGTCCCACTACTTTGCTCCAGCGGACTCTGTCAGACTTCCTGTTCAAGTACAACAAGGATGAGTTCAAAATGAAG GTGGTGATGCTGAGTTCGGTGACTGAGCTCCATGCCTATATCGACCCAGGACAGCTGACCACAGAGCTTGGAGGCACGCAGGAATACTGCCATGACAGCTGGATCTCACACCGCACt GCAATCGAGGCATTCGCCCTCATGGTGAAGACCACGGCTCAGACCCTGCAGGCATTTGGCACGGAGCTCGCAGAGACAGAATTACCAAACGATGCAGAAGCCACCACCAACCTGCTGCATACACACACcataaagaaggaaaaaatgaag GAGGATCTGCAGGTGGCGCTGTCTCAAGGTGGACGCCTGTTGGAGTGTATCAATGAGCCTCTTCAGACGGACCCTGAATACAGCATGACCTACGATGAAGTGGAGAACTTAGCGACTGTACAGAG ACTCCTGGGTCAGCTTGACGAAACGGAGACAGCATTCGATGATTTCTGGGAGCGTCACCGCACCAAACTAGAACAATGTTTACAGCTCCGACATTTTGAACAGCACTTCCGTGAA GTGCGCGCCCAGCTTGACGTGACATCAGAGAGGTTGTCAGGTTTCTCTGAGGTCAGCGTAAGCCCCGCCCACGCTGAGCATGTCCTCCGAGAGCTCGGCGGTCATGAGGAGAAGGCCTgc GACGCACTGGACCGTGCCCTGTCCCTGGCTGGTGATGGTGACAGGCTGATAGAAAATTCCCACTATGCTGAGGACTCCATCAGGCCAAAGTGCAGCGAGCTGAGAGCAGTGTGTGAGGAGATCAACTCCACTCTGAGGAGCAAGAAGAGTCTCCTGCTCAGGGCCATGGAGCTCCACCACGCTCTGGAGAAG GCGTCACGGTGGTGTGAGGAGGGCATCTTCCTGTTAGCCAGCCAGCCGGTGGACCGCTGTCAGTCTCAGGATGGAGCTGAAGCAGCTCTGCAGGAACTGGAGCGTTACCTGGACACAGCACCGCTGCACACCCTCACCGACCGCAGCGCCATCTGCTGCCAGTTTGAGGCGGTGCTCACTACTCAACTCAGG GACCAGGTAGAGAAGGTTTTCCAGAAGCAAAGCTCCGTACAGGAGATGTTTGAGAAGAGACGCGTCAGCCTGAAGAAACTTGCCGCTAAACAGACCAGACCGGTTCAGCCAGTAGCACCAAGACCCGAAGTGaagtctcctctctcctctccca ATCAACAGAGAAAGGAAAGAAGATACTCTGCAGATAATGCCATCTgcaaaaag gtaGAGTCTCCCGTACATAATGGTGGCACCAGACATGCTTCTCtctcagaagaagaagaaaacctGGCAGTACTTAGACG ccATGTGATGAATGAACtgctggagacagagagagcgtaTGTGGAGGAGTtactgtgtgtgttggag GGTTATGCAGCTGAGATGGACAACCCTGCCATGGCTCACCTCATCCCCAGCACCCTGCTGAGCAAGAAGGTCGTCTTGTTCGGCAACATGTCTGAAATCTACCAGTTTCATAAGAG gacatttctaaagGAGCTGGAAGCATACACTGACTGCCCAGAATTAGTGGGCCGCTGCTTCTTAGAGAGG ATGAAGGACCTGCAGATCTACGAAGCATACTGCCAGAATAAACCTCGCTCTGAGAGCTTGTGGAGACAGTGCTCCGACTGTGCCTTCTTCCAG GAGTGCCAGAAGAAGCTGGAACATAAACTTGGTTTGGACTCCTACCTCCTTAAACCCGTCCAGAGAATCACCAAGTACCAGCTACTGCTGAAG gagtTGTTGAAGTACAGTAAAGGCTGTGATGGCTGCGATGACCTACAGGAAGCTCTTTCCTCCATCCTGGGGATCCTGAAAGCTGTTAATGACTCCATGCACCTCATCGCCATCACAGGATACGAG GGTAATCTGTCAGAGCTGGGTCGCCTGCTGATGCAAGGCTCCTTCAGTGTGTGGACGGAGCATAAAAAAGGTCACGCCAAGGTCAAGGACCTGGCTCGGTTTAAGCCCATGCAGAGGCACTTGTTCCTGCACGAGAAGGCTCTGCTGTTCTGTAAGAAGAGGGAGGAGAACGGGGAGGGCTATGAGAAAGCTCCATCTTACAGCTTCAAACACTCCCTCAGT ATGAGCGCAGTGGGCATCACAGAGAATGCTAAAGGAGACAACAAGAAGTTTGAGATCTGGTGCAACTCCAGAGATGAAGTTTTTATAGTGCAG GCTTCAACACCAGAGGTTAAAACAGCATGGGTGAACGAGATACGCAAAGTCCTGACCCAGCAGCTCAAAGCCTGCAGAG ATGCCAGTCAGCAGAAGAGCTCAGACTCTGTTTCCCCGAGTCCTACCAGCAACAACATGTCCATCTCCCTCAG TCCCTTTCGTAGCAGCAGTCAGAAAAACCAGAAGAAGCAAGAGGAGAAGAAGGCGGAGATGAGCACGATGTCTGACTCCTCTTCGTCACCCAAACACAAAG ATGAACCAGTGACCAGCCCGACCACTGACAGGTCTTCAGTGGCTAAAAAGCGTTTTACTTTGCAGGGCTTCAGCAATCTCAAGAGTCCGAAAG GCTCAGCCCTGAGCCCCGAGCACAGCTCCAAACGCCATTTGGTCAAGAGTGACCCCACACCGTTTGGGTTCAAAGGTATATTGTTGTCCCATAATATTGGACCCATCTAA